From Hymenobacter sediminicola:
GAGCCTACCGTGGCCGTTGACGCCCAGCCCATCAATGCCACGTTTGGTCCTATGTCGCGCGGTGCAGGCGTTACGCCTTCTGCCGGAGCCAATACTTTTTCGGCTATCGACTGGACCACAGGCACCACGCCGGACGCTACCGACTATTTTTCGTTTTCGGTGCAGCCGGCTACCGGCTTCCAGATGCGCCTCGACAGCATTTTGCTGGATGAGCGCCGCTCGGGCACCGGCATCCGGGATTGGGTAGTACGCTCCAGCGCCGACAACTTCACGGCCAACCTGATTACGGTGAACGTTCCGGATGATACGGACACGCGCACGAACAAGAAAATTGTGCTGCCGGCCATTTTCGCTTCTCTTTTGACGCCGGTAGAATTCCGCATCTATGGCTACAACGCGGAAGCCACAACGGGCTCCTGGCGTGTCGACAACGTGAAGACCTACGGCCTGATTAGCCAGACGGGCGGTACCACAACGCCGGTGGCTTCATTCGCGGCGGCTTCGGCTACGGTGAATGAAAACGCAGGCACCATCCAAGTGCCGGTGCGCTTGAGCGCCGTTAGCGCACAGGCCGTCACGGTAGAGGTAGCCATTGCTACTCCTGCTGGCACTGCTACCTCCCCTGCCGACTACACCTACACCACCCAGACCGTAACGTTCCCGGCCAATACCACGGCCCCGCAGAACGTGAACGTAACTATTGTGGATGACGCTGTTGCTGAAGCTAGCGAAACCATCATTCTGAAGTTGCAGAACCCACTTCCTGCTGGTTCGGCCACAGTTGACGCCGGTACCTATACCATTACCATCACCGACAACGACACCCCTACTGGCCCTACCGTTTCGACGGTAGCAGCCCTGACGGTGAATGACGCAGCCGGTGTGCCCACGCAAAACACCCAAACGGTTTCGGCACGTGGCACGGTGTATGGTACCAACCAGCGCACAGCTGGCTACCAGTTCACCCTGATTGACAATACCGGCGGCATCGGCCTGTTTGCTTCGGCCAACATTGGCACGACTGTTCTGGCAGAAGGTGACTCGGTGCTGGTGACCGGCACGCTGGGCCAGTTCAACGGCCTGAGCCAGATTACCATGACCAGCATCACATCGTTGGGCCGGGCCCGCCGCACCTACCTGCCCCGCGCTGTGGTGGCTGCTCTCTCGGAAAATGACGAATCGGAGCT
This genomic window contains:
- a CDS encoding T9SS type A sorting domain-containing protein, which translates into the protein MQHSYTSRWRRLALVATLGLFGTAAHAQLATYSFTGAAGSEPTVAVDAQPINATFGPMSRGAGVTPSAGANTFSAIDWTTGTTPDATDYFSFSVQPATGFQMRLDSILLDERRSGTGIRDWVVRSSADNFTANLITVNVPDDTDTRTNKKIVLPAIFASLLTPVEFRIYGYNAEATTGSWRVDNVKTYGLISQTGGTTTPVASFAAASATVNENAGTIQVPVRLSAVSAQAVTVEVAIATPAGTATSPADYTYTTQTVTFPANTTAPQNVNVTIVDDAVAEASETIILKLQNPLPAGSATVDAGTYTITITDNDTPTGPTVSTVAALTVNDAAGVPTQNTQTVSARGTVYGTNQRTAGYQFTLIDNTGGIGLFASANIGTTVLAEGDSVLVTGTLGQFNGLSQITMTSITSLGRARRTYLPRAVVAALSENDESELIAIATPVTLVTPTQWTGAATAYNVDVQTATGTVYQMRIPANSDFAGKPAPTTPFLLTGIGSQFDATTPFTEGYQIIPRRYSDLSFVQRAAEPTFAKAVALYPNPVANQLTLRVDGAGRGAQVEIMNALGQVVSRTVATTELTSLNVASLKAGVYAVRLTTAEGSATRRFVKQ